The genomic interval GAATTATTTAGCAGAAAAAATCGGCTGTTTAACCCTATTTGCTACCCATTATTTTGAGCTCACGGAACTGGCTGAGCGCCACCCCAAAATGTTTAATCAACACCTTGTCACCCAAGAAATCAACGGGCAGTTACTGCTATTGCATAAAATCGCACCGGGGGCGACGCATCGCAGTTTTGGATTGCATGTCGCCAAAATGGCAGGTTTGCCGCAAGACTTATTAGCCCAAGCGCAATATTATTTGGATAACCAAAGCGAACAAAAAAGCTTGCCAAACAATCCTTTACCCTATCCTCCAAAAGATGAGAAACAAATGGGTCTGGATTTGCAAAGTGCCACGGCTGACTATCAAACTTTGCAGACTGATGAATATAAACTTAGTCAACAACTAAAAGCCCTAAACCCTGATGAGCTGACGCCGAAACAGGCGTTAGAATTTATTTATTCATTAAAGGAATTGTTAAAAAAAGCGTAACGCGCTAAAATAATACGATTGTATTTTTTATGCTTTTAACATTTGTGCAACTAAAAAAAGGTAGCCACCGCCATGACTTTCGTCGTTACTGATAACTGTGTTCGTTGTAAATATACTGACTGCGTTGAAGTCTGTCCTGTGGACTGTTTCTATGAAGGTCCGAATTTTTTGGTCATCCATCCTGATGAATGTATTGACTGTGCGCTGTGTGAGCCAGAATGCCCTGCCAATGCGATTTTTTCTGAAGATGAAGTGCCAAAAGGTCAAGAAATATACATCGAACTGAATGCAGAACTCGCCGAAAAATGGCCAAACATCTCAGCCATGCATGACCCACTACCCGATGCCAAAGAATGGGATGGCGTACCCAATAAATTACAGTATATCGAAAGATAGCCTTTCTAACATACGCCATTTAGGTGATTTTTAGCAAGATGCTATAAATAAGATGCTATAAACAACATGCTATAAAACAGCATATAGAACGAGGACGGCAATCAGTGAATATTGATTGCCGTTTTTATTTAGCCGCTTTAGCTTATTCTCTTTAGCTTAACCTATTTTTTTACGAATTGATTATGAAATAAAAAACGCGCTATGGATTAGCGCGTTTTTAGTGTCACAGTAACATCAGCCTTTTACGGCACTGCCCCAAACTGGCACTACGGTTTGCATCAAAGGTTTTAACAGTTTGATATTTGCCGCAAAGATAGAGCCTGTTTGCATCGCATTGTGCGCGCCTGTATGGTCAACAACAGTACCGCGCGCTTCAGTGACAATCAATTCACCGGCACAGATATCCCAAGGTTTGATAGACATTTCAAAATATCCATCAAATCGTCCCGCTGCTACATATGCCAAATCCAACGCGGCTGAGCCCACACGGCGCACTTGACCGCCTTGTTCGCAGATTTTTTGTAAGCTTTCAAAATGCTCTTTGGCATACGATACTTTGCCTTCCGCGCGGTTGCGCTCAAGCGGATGACCTGTGGTAAAAAAGCCGCCATCAATGGTTTTATGCTCACTGACGCTGATACGGCGTTGGTTGAGACGCGCGCCTTTACCACGACTGGCTGAGAACATCTCATCACGCACTGGGTCATAGATGATGCCATGTTCGGTGACGCCATTTTTTTGCACACCGATTGAGACACAAAAATGCGGTAAGCCATGAATAAAGTTGTGGGTACCGTCTAATGGATCAATGACCCAGCACCAGTCTTTATCATTGCCCTTGCCTTCTTGTAGCCCAAACTCTTCACCCAAAAATGAGTGGGTTGGATAGCTTTCTTTGAGCATCGCGATCAATAATTCTTCGCTGTAACGGTCGATTTCGGTCACCAAACCATCTAAGCCTTTGCTTTCAATCGTGAACTCTAGCTTGTGGCGATTGTTGTGTGCATTTAAAATCTCTTGACCTACTTTTTGAGCAGCACGGGCTGCCATGACGACCATCGGTTCCATAATTGACCTTTTGTTGAAGGATAAAAATCTAAAATTTATGACAAAATCGTTTGCATCTGTTTGACCACACCCGCGACATCTAGCTCACAATCGGCTAATTGCTGCTCAGGGCTGCCATGCGCGATATATTTATCGGGGATACCGATGTTAAGTAGCGCTGGCAAGGCTTGGCTTGTTTTTGCTGCTTGGGCAACGAGGTATTCATTGACCGCACTACCTGCACCGCCCATGACTTGGTGTTCTTCAAGGGTAACAATGGAGCAGTTTTGCGCCAATAGCGTATCCAGTAATTCGCTGTCTAACGGTTTAACGAACCGCATATTATAAACAAAAAACGTCGTCGTTGGGTAAGTTTCGGCTAAGTTTTGACACGCCGTGACCGCTGTCTTTACCATGGTACCAAAAGCAAGCACCGCAACTTTTTTCGCCACGTTGCTTATACCTGCTGCAGTGGCATCAATAGTCTGCTCAAGCGCTGCCTTACCGATTGGATAAATCGCTTGGTTTTTATCAATCTCTGCCCCAATGCCATTACCACGTGGATAACGTACCGCAGAGGGTCCAATATGCTCATAACAGGTATTGAGTAAGTTATAGCACTCATTCTCATCTTTGGGACAAGCAATCACCATATTAGGCACAGTTCGCATAAACGCGATATCAAACACCCCCGCATGAGTCGCACCGTCTTCACCGACCAAGCCTGCACGGTCAATGGCAAACATCACGTTGAGATTTTGCAAAGCCACATCGTGAATCAGTTGGTCATAGCCACGTTGTAAAAATGTGGAGTAAATCGCGACAATCGGTTTGACGCCTTGGGTTGCCATACCACCCGCTAGGGTCACGGCATGTTGCTCGGCAATCGCCACATCAAAGAATTGGCTGGCAAAGCGCTTGGCAAATTCGGTCATGCCTGAGCCTTCAGCCATCGCAGGGGTAATCGCCATCAGTTGTTTGTCAGTGGCGGCTTTATCGCAAATAAACTCACCAAACACTTGCGAGTATTTTTTGGCGGGAGTAGTTACAGTAGCTATGGGCTTTTGGCTGTCAACTGGCACAGATTTTTCTTGCGCTGGGTTGATTTTTTTAAGTTTGGTAATGGCATGATAAGTAATTGGGTCGCATTCTGCAGGTAAAAAGCCTTTACCTTTCACCGTATGCACATGGACAAGTACCGCACCTTTTAACTGCTTGACCCGTTCAAATACCTGCGTCAATTTGGCAACATCATGCCCATCAAATGGTCCAAAATACTGAAAGCCGATGGCTTTAAATAAGTTTTCGGGAAACACTTCATCAATGAGTTTATTGGCGATTTTCTCAGGTAATGTCTCTAACTGAGAGGGTTTTGGAATACCTTTTTCTGCCAATTTTTCGACAATTTTATTGGGCAGGCGCGAGGTCCAATCATCTAAAGCTTCGTTTGCCATGTGCAAATAATGACGAATACGGCGATCTTCACTGGAGATGACACGCTTGGTAAAAATCGCATCACCGTTTTTATCGATATCCACTGCCAAACCACGCTGCCAAAGGGTGGCTAAATGTTTAGAAAATCCGCCCGTTGCTTGCGAAATTGACATGTCATTATCGTTGAGTACCACAATCAAATCGGCATTTTGCTGCACCGCGTCATTCATCGCTTCAAACGCCATACCGCCTGTCATAGCACCATCACCGACGATGCTAACCACTTTGTCACGTTTGCCTAAATAGCGCATAGCAAGCGACATGCCTAGCCCTGCAGAAATCGCCGTCGATGAATGCCCAACGCCAAAAGTATCATACTCAGACTCATGACGCTCAGGGAAAGCGGTCAGCCCATGTTGGCTGCGAATGGTGGTGAGCTTGTCACGGCGACCCGTTAAAATTTTGTGGGGATAGGCTTGGTGCCCTACGTCCCAGACAATTTTGTCTTTGGGTGAATTAAAGACATAATGCAGTGCAATGGTAAGCTCAACGACGCCAAGGTTAGAACCAAAATGCCCACCGCTGATGCCCGTTGTATACAGCAAAAACTCGCGCAGTTCATCGGCTAATTGCTGCAATTGCGCGGTACTCATTTTTTTTAGGTCGTCAGGACTGTCCACCCCATCGAGCAGCGGCGTATGCGGCTTTAGCATAGGGATGGTATCAAAGGTTTTTAATGGGTATTTTTGGTTAGCTATTTTAGTTTTTGACATATCTTGGCTGACACTTTTCATTGCTTACAGGCACTCGATGAGCCCTGTTGACACAGGTGAAAAAATAAATAGTTAAAACGCACAATGACTATCGACACCTTATTGTTGACACAAATTTGGCACAAAATACGGGCACAAAATTGACAGACTGCCAAAGCGTTGGGCGCTTGAAAATCTAGGTGGCTAAGCTGGCATTACCAGCTTTGAATTGCCAATGTGGCGCATGAATGTGGCATAATAGCATTTTTTTGTTGATTAAACATCAAACCTCGCTATTTTAGATTGTATCTTATAGCTTCTATAAAGTTTAGCTTAGCGCCTTGAATTTTTGATAAATTTTGACAAAAAAGTTGCCTCAGATAGCATGCCAGCTTAGCTTGCGGTTTATTGATAATATGCGTAATTACGCTGTCTTTCTTGATATTTTAATCAATGCCTTCATGTAAAGGGCACTTTTATTGTTTTGGGTTTACCGACTTGATTCAGTTGGTTGGGTCAGTTGGTCATTTTTTTGGACATTTTTTTGGAGTAGTGGGTGTCGTATCAATTTATCACGCAAGCAACCTTACCAACAGCGCATGGGCTATTTGATATTCATGTGT from Moraxella osloensis carries:
- a CDS encoding 1-deoxy-D-xylulose-5-phosphate synthase codes for the protein MSKTKIANQKYPLKTFDTIPMLKPHTPLLDGVDSPDDLKKMSTAQLQQLADELREFLLYTTGISGGHFGSNLGVVELTIALHYVFNSPKDKIVWDVGHQAYPHKILTGRRDKLTTIRSQHGLTAFPERHESEYDTFGVGHSSTAISAGLGMSLAMRYLGKRDKVVSIVGDGAMTGGMAFEAMNDAVQQNADLIVVLNDNDMSISQATGGFSKHLATLWQRGLAVDIDKNGDAIFTKRVISSEDRRIRHYLHMANEALDDWTSRLPNKIVEKLAEKGIPKPSQLETLPEKIANKLIDEVFPENLFKAIGFQYFGPFDGHDVAKLTQVFERVKQLKGAVLVHVHTVKGKGFLPAECDPITYHAITKLKKINPAQEKSVPVDSQKPIATVTTPAKKYSQVFGEFICDKAATDKQLMAITPAMAEGSGMTEFAKRFASQFFDVAIAEQHAVTLAGGMATQGVKPIVAIYSTFLQRGYDQLIHDVALQNLNVMFAIDRAGLVGEDGATHAGVFDIAFMRTVPNMVIACPKDENECYNLLNTCYEHIGPSAVRYPRGNGIGAEIDKNQAIYPIGKAALEQTIDATAAGISNVAKKVAVLAFGTMVKTAVTACQNLAETYPTTTFFVYNMRFVKPLDSELLDTLLAQNCSIVTLEEHQVMGGAGSAVNEYLVAQAAKTSQALPALLNIGIPDKYIAHGSPEQQLADCELDVAGVVKQMQTILS
- a CDS encoding inositol monophosphatase family protein produces the protein MEPMVVMAARAAQKVGQEILNAHNNRHKLEFTIESKGLDGLVTEIDRYSEELLIAMLKESYPTHSFLGEEFGLQEGKGNDKDWCWVIDPLDGTHNFIHGLPHFCVSIGVQKNGVTEHGIIYDPVRDEMFSASRGKGARLNQRRISVSEHKTIDGGFFTTGHPLERNRAEGKVSYAKEHFESLQKICEQGGQVRRVGSAALDLAYVAAGRFDGYFEMSIKPWDICAGELIVTEARGTVVDHTGAHNAMQTGSIFAANIKLLKPLMQTVVPVWGSAVKG
- the fdxA gene encoding ferredoxin FdxA — protein: MTFVVTDNCVRCKYTDCVEVCPVDCFYEGPNFLVIHPDECIDCALCEPECPANAIFSEDEVPKGQEIYIELNAELAEKWPNISAMHDPLPDAKEWDGVPNKLQYIER